In Novipirellula artificiosorum, the genomic window ACTTACCTTGTTCGGTGAGTAGCTTTTGTTGCTTTGTCAGCTTCTTGGTGATCGCTTTGCGAAGGGACTCGCGATCAGCCTGATAGGCCTCGTTCAGGCTGGCGATCGATTCACGATACGATCGATCCAGCGTTCGAATGCTGATTTCGTGTCGGTCAAGTTCGGTAGCCACGATCGACTCGGATGATTCCTTCTTTTCCACTTCCGCAGAATTGCCGCTCGTGAATGGCGACGCGACGATGGCAATGAAGATGACGTTCAGGGGAAAAAGTTGGTGTCTCATGGCAGCTCTTGTAAAAAACCTGTGGTGAAGTAAAGGCACTCGTTTGCTGAGGAACCTGATCATTGTGACCCTGAGTTCCTATTGAATCCAGTCGATATGGTTTAATCCCTCGAATTTATGCGTCATCCGCTCGTTCTGTCCTCGCTTAGCGTTAGTCTTCCGCGATGAACTGCCACGAGTCGTTCATGATCGAATGACTCCACAAGTTGAAGGGAAGATTCGACGGACCGTGTCGAACAAATCCAGTATGACCGCCTGGGCTATCGTCCGTCCACAGGCAGATGACGCCATTGCCGTACGTTTCGGCTTTGCAGATGCGTATGGGTCCGATCCAGCACGGAGTGTCGACGCTGCGCCCTGATTCGACATCATCTGCGAGTTGATCAAACGATGATCTGGAAAACGCGAATGCCGTTCGGAGTGGCATGTTGTATAAGATCGTCGACAACAGTATCGCGAACGCGGTAATTGCGTAGAACAGTTGGCGCAACGATCGTGTTGCAATGGCCACGGAAAGCGTGATAAGGATGAGCGGGAGGCAAACCACTGCTAACAGCGTGCCATCCAAGGGCCAGAGCGAAGCGAGTACGCCAATCATTGGCGGAATGCCAACGGGTACATTCGGTTTGACGCGAAAGTGAATCATCGATTTGCGAGGTTAGCGTTTCAAATCAGGCCCTTTGGCAGGCGGAATCATGAGCTGTTCGAGTTCAATCTGGTTCGACTCCAGGTTGACAATAATACGAAACTTATTACCTATCACCGAATGAACGATCCGGCTCCCACCTTGCGTAACTTTTCTGCGATCTCCTCGCCTCTTCGCAGATTTGCAATTCGTTTTCTGCAAATCTCAATCTTATCTTGTTTGGATGACGCGAGTTCCTCCTTTGCTTTCAATAAACCGTCAAGTGCAGGAGCAACGTGTTTGGCGTGTAGCGATCCATCTTCGTTTTGCCGAACGACGGCATCGTACCGTTGTTTCAATGCGTCATGCCGCTGCTGGAGCAACTGCTGGATCCTTGCAGCGTCCGAGTTTTCATTGTTCTGTTGAGCATCGGATTCATTCAGTGCGATCCACGCAACGATCAGCCAGCGGCATCGGCAGATCAACGATTTCAAAACGCCCGATTTCGCCGCTCGGGTGCATCGTTAGGTGCGCCGCAATCAACATTCTCTGCTTAGTTTTCGCAGTAGTCTATTCGCTTTGCGTTCGAACGAGCCGTAAATCGATTCGTCTGCATCATACCATTCTTGGTGCTCGCCGACATATTCAATTGTCTCGATAGCTTTTCGCAGCAGCACAGGATCCGTCGACAAGTCATCAAGGCGATGATCGATCAGCCCAAAAACACATGATGCCCCATCAGAATCGCCCTTCGCCGCATCAGATGCCAAATAATCAAGGAAAGCAGGGAGGTAGTAGCGGAAGCATATCGCAGGCATGAACATCAGGTCTTCTTCGCGGTTGATCGCATCTTCGACGATCATACGAAGTGCATCAGCCAATGTTGCACCGCTGAACCGCGCATACGCGGCCTTGGCATCAAGGCACCACGGTTCGCTACGCCAGTCATCTTCGCTAGGAGGCGTGTTCATTTCTCAGTCGGGGAACGAAATGCGATCTATCCGATGGTCAGGCGTTAAAAAAGCTCAACTTGCTAGTTGAGCTTGCCGCCTGACTTTCGGATAGATCGTGCGTTGAGCTTTGTCGCCGCAAGGGGATCCAGTCGGACGGGACNNNNNNNNNNNNNNNNNNNNNNNNNNNNNNNNNNNNNNNNNNNNNNNNNNNNNNNNNNNNNNNNNNNNNNNNNNNNNNNNNNNNNNNNNNNNNNNNNNNNCGCAGGAAGCGTGCCAGCGTTGACGGGACCACCGCCTGCACCGGAGCCGCCCCATTCAGCGTCACCCCATTGTCCACGTGTTCGCAGTCACCGCGCACTGCACCGGAGCACTTCGATTAAGTTCAACGGTAGGGTTCAACGGTAGGGTTCACCTCGGTCCGGCGGATGACGTTGTGATGGCCTAGTTACTAACCACCGGACCTGTGGTGCAACCCGTGGTTCTCCCCTACACGGTGGTTCGAGCATGGAGCAATTCGCCAGGCTTGATCGGGCGAACATCGTGCGCGCCTACGGAAACCAAGGCAACTGTTCGACCTCCACCATCAACAAATTCAACTTCGTAGCCCTTTGCGTCCTTGTAGACATGAACCACCGTACCAACATCACCGCGTGTGAGTTTCTCGTGCGGAGGTTCAGAATCAAGTACAACCAGGGAGTGTTCAGCGATCATTGTTTATCATCCGGGTAGGCAGTGACCAATCGTGGCGGATCATTGTCCTCAACAATCCATACGGTGCGGACCAAGCCTGGATAGTGGTTGGGTCGTCCAACTGAACCAGAAGCCTTGTATTTTACACCAAACCGTGTCGTTTCGGTATCGAATCCGTCGCAGTTCATGGCGATTGCAAGCAAATCCGCAGCAAGATAGTGCCAGTCGTCGCGAGTGTACCCCAGTGAGTGAAACCAGATTGCCTTTGAACCACCGTCTGGGTGGCCGAGATTGAGCAAATAGTCGCGCACCTTTGCGTCGTCAACCACGGCTCGTTCGGCATCAGGTATCGGCATGTAACTAATTTGGGAGAACGCTAACGATCAGCCGGCGGCGACGGTTGATCTTTCACTTCAAAACGTCCGACTTCGCCGCTCGGTTGCATCGGATGGTTCCCCGCCGGTTTCCAGATCGGGCAGCCCGACGCAAGCATCCGAGCATTGGCATCGGCAGCTATTGCGCGGACATCACCGCCAAATCGGTCAGAGATTTCACGTCGCACTGCATGAATTTCGTCAACGATGGGGTCAGTTTTCGGTTTCTGGATCATTGCTAATCAGCTCCTCCGGAGTGCAAATGATGGGAATTGGAACGCCAAGGTCAACCAATACCTGATGGACACGCGGAAGTATCCTGGCGTTCGCGATGTGCTTGCAATTCCACGTCAGGAGGTATTGTATACGGTGATGAGCGACGGAGGCGATGTGAAGCGCATCAACAGCAGCTTTGGGCGGCAAGATTGCACGTGCCATGATTTCATCGGCAATTCGGTCAATTTCAGGATCGCCCGGTAGTCGAGGGATGCCAGCCAACACGCTCAATCGGTCTGCAGCAAGCGTTGAATCGCCAGCGGAAGCCTCGTCGATCACATATTGTGAAACGACGAGAGCGTAGTTCATGCGTTCAGTGTCCCACCACTGGTGGGTCAACAATTGGTGCGCGGCGGTTACAACCTCTTTCGCGGGTTTTTGCCGCAAATAGCTGATGACAGAAGTCTCAATGTAAACAGTGTCCATACCGCCATTGTAGCGATATTGAGTGAAGGTCGCAGCTGAATCCCCTCAGTCGGGGAACGGCGGCGATCAGCGGGCGGCGGAAGTTGACTCACTATTGTCGGAAACGTCTCCACCGCCGCTCCGTTGCATCGCATGGTTCGCCGCAACTCGTCGAGGTGGTAGATCAACATACGAACGTCCCGAAGAAGCCCGCGCGTTGCGTAATTCAGCAAAGATGCGATGAATGTCGTACCCAGCATCGGCCCCGAGTTGGTGGCGAATCGCCTTGATTTCTTCAATTGGGTTAGGTGTCGTCATAGGATTCCAGCAATTGTTCGGGTGTGCAGATGGTCGCAGGAGTAAACCCAGATTCACGGCAGATGTCACCGATCCGCCGTTGAAGGTGTGGATTAAGTATATGCTTGAAGTTCCAGGTGACCAAATAAGTCAATCCATGCACGGCCGCTAAGGCGATGTGGGCGGCGTCACGTGGTTCCGACTCAGGAACGGCCTTGCCGAGCATGAGAGCCTCCGCAAGTGATTCGGCATCTTCTCGTGGCGTGACGAGATCAATCCCGGCAATAATTGCCAAACGTTCGGCAGCGGCCATCGGATCGCCAGCACTGCATTCAGCGATTACGAGATCGGATATCTTTAGATCAAATCGGGCTGGAGCGTCAGCCCACCATTTGCGAGTGGACATCTGGCGAGCCAACATGATCGGGTCCGGATGGTCTCGCGATGCGATCGTGCCGACAACGGTTGTTTCCAAATAAGCAGTTTCCATTGCGGCATTATAAGCGATTCACGCTCCAAGTGCGAATCTCGAATCTCGGTCGGCGAACGGTAGACATCACGGGGGACGGACGAAAGACTTTCCACTTCTGCAAACCGCGCAAGCCGTCCTCCCGTGCACATACTCTTAGGTGGACTTATTAGATTTTGAAACGAAAATGGCTTCTCTCGATGTAATAAACGAGCTGAATCACGAGGATTCGCTCACTTGGTGTTAGTGGTCGTAACCAACAATTTGGACATCGTGGTTCGACAATACATACGAAAGAAGCCTCATGAATTCTACTACAATCTCAATGTCGAAATCAACTCTTTTAGATCAACAAAATCAAAACATCTCTGACGCCGTCAGAATCGTTAATGTCGCCTTCGATGTTGGCAGTGATTCGCTGGATTGGGCCATGGAATTGTCGGGTAAATCAATCAGTGGTCAGTGTGAAAACAACAGTTCCGACATACGCACAACGCTCGAAGATATCCGCAACGAAGTTAAGCAACACGGTGACTGTCAAATTCGTGTCCTCTGTGAGTCAACGGGCATCTATCATCGACGACTCCTGCAGCTGGCTGACGAACTCGGCATGCGAACCGCGTTGGTGCATGGCGAAGCCGTAGCCAAGTTCCGAACCATTCAATTTGCCGATCATGGCAAAACCGACCAACGCGATCCCAAAGCGGCGCTGACGGTTGCCAAATTCGGCAAGCTGATCAAAAACCGTAAGCTTGATAAGCATTACGCGCAGCTACGTGAACTTCATCGGTTGGTCCTCCGCTGTGAAGCCCGCATCAAGATCGCCAAGTGTGAACTGCATGCTGATTTGAGGAATTTGTTTGCTGATCTTCGATTGGACAAGTCGGTGCTGT contains:
- a CDS encoding DUF4926 domain-containing protein, coding for MIAEHSLVVLDSEPPHEKLTRGDVGTVVHVYKDAKGYEVEFVDGGGRTVALVSVGAHDVRPIKPGELLHARTTV
- a CDS encoding DUF6883 domain-containing protein, with protein sequence MPIPDAERAVVDDAKVRDYLLNLGHPDGGSKAIWFHSLGYTRDDWHYLAADLLAIAMNCDGFDTETTRFGVKYKASGSVGRPNHYPGLVRTVWIVEDNDPPRLVTAYPDDKQ
- a CDS encoding type II toxin-antitoxin system VapC family toxin, coding for MDTVYIETSVISYLRQKPAKEVVTAAHQLLTHQWWDTERMNYALVVSQYVIDEASAGDSTLAADRLSVLAGIPRLPGDPEIDRIADEIMARAILPPKAAVDALHIASVAHHRIQYLLTWNCKHIANARILPRVHQVLVDLGVPIPIICTPEELISNDPETEN
- a CDS encoding type II toxin-antitoxin system VapC family toxin — protein: METAYLETTVVGTIASRDHPDPIMLARQMSTRKWWADAPARFDLKISDLVIAECSAGDPMAAAERLAIIAGIDLVTPREDAESLAEALMLGKAVPESEPRDAAHIALAAVHGLTYLVTWNFKHILNPHLQRRIGDICRESGFTPATICTPEQLLESYDDT